From one Gemmatimonadota bacterium genomic stretch:
- a CDS encoding NAD(P)H-quinone oxidoreductase, with protein sequence MLAAVISRFGPPDVLEIRDVPTPAPGPDEVLVRVHASSLNRADLAQRLGRYPAPPGWPADIPGLEFAGQVAATGSDARRWHAGDRVFGLVGGGAHAEYVVVHEATIARIPDTLTWHEAAAIPEAFLTAYDAMITQGAMRAGDRVLVHAVASGVGLAAVQVARAWGGRAFGTSRRADKLTVARSLGMEDGIALPDGPAPLVAAVKAWSENHGADVVVDLVGGSYVGASVDAAAYRARLLLIGAVGGSDARFDVRQALFKRLTIQGTVMRSRSLAERIAVAEVFASEIVPRVANGSLIPTIDEVYPIARIAEAHARLESNDTAGKLVIELPPR encoded by the coding sequence CTTCGGCCCCCCAGACGTCCTCGAGATTCGCGACGTCCCCACCCCGGCTCCGGGGCCCGACGAGGTGCTCGTGCGCGTGCACGCCTCGTCGCTCAATCGGGCAGATCTCGCGCAGCGCCTGGGCCGCTACCCCGCCCCGCCGGGGTGGCCCGCTGACATTCCAGGACTCGAATTCGCCGGTCAGGTGGCCGCGACGGGGAGCGATGCCCGACGCTGGCACGCCGGCGATCGTGTGTTCGGGCTGGTGGGAGGCGGCGCGCATGCGGAGTACGTGGTGGTGCACGAGGCGACCATCGCCCGGATTCCCGACACGCTCACCTGGCACGAGGCGGCCGCGATCCCCGAGGCCTTCCTCACCGCATACGATGCAATGATCACGCAGGGGGCGATGCGGGCGGGCGATCGCGTGCTCGTGCATGCCGTGGCGAGCGGCGTGGGACTCGCCGCCGTGCAGGTGGCGCGCGCCTGGGGGGGGCGCGCCTTCGGCACCTCGCGACGCGCCGACAAGCTCACCGTCGCCCGATCGTTAGGCATGGAGGACGGGATCGCCCTTCCCGACGGGCCCGCCCCCCTCGTCGCCGCCGTGAAGGCGTGGAGCGAGAATCACGGCGCCGACGTCGTGGTCGACCTCGTCGGGGGGAGCTACGTGGGGGCCAGCGTCGACGCCGCGGCGTATCGGGCGCGCCTCCTCCTCATCGGCGCGGTCGGCGGGAGCGATGCGCGATTCGACGTGCGGCAGGCGCTGTTCAAGCGCCTCACGATCCAGGGGACGGTGATGCGTTCCCGATCACTCGCCGAACGGATCGCCGTCGCCGAGGTCTTCGCGTCGGAGATCGTCCCGCGCGTGGCGAACGGGTCGCTCATTCCGACGATCGATGAGGTCTACCCGATCGCCCGCATCGCCGAGGCGCATGCTCGCCTCGAATCGAACGACACGGCCGGCAAGCTGGTCATCGAACTCCCGCCCCGGTAA
- a CDS encoding GNAT family N-acetyltransferase, translating into MRGALDADATEIHELVAHHAEAGLVLPRSADEIAAAIDDYVVVTDRNGRVLACAALLEYSPSLAEVSSVVVSPEAQGQGLGSMVVRGVEASARRRDIDELFAVTLADGFFSSLGYERCAIARYPEKLARYEALARRGVQVVPKSCFRKLASWS; encoded by the coding sequence GTGCGTGGCGCGCTCGATGCCGATGCCACGGAGATTCACGAGCTCGTGGCCCATCACGCCGAGGCCGGACTGGTTCTCCCCCGGAGCGCCGACGAAATCGCCGCCGCCATCGACGACTACGTCGTGGTCACCGACCGCAACGGTCGCGTGCTCGCCTGCGCCGCGCTGCTCGAGTACTCACCGTCGCTGGCGGAAGTCAGTTCGGTCGTCGTCTCGCCCGAGGCACAGGGACAGGGGCTGGGCAGCATGGTGGTGCGCGGGGTCGAGGCGAGCGCGAGGCGGCGCGACATCGACGAGCTCTTTGCCGTGACGCTCGCCGACGGCTTCTTCTCGTCGCTCGGCTACGAACGTTGCGCGATCGCCCGCTACCCGGAGAAGCTCGCGCGATACGAAGCCCTGGCCCGTCGCGGCGTGCAGGTGGTCCCCAAGTCGTGCTTCCGGAAGCTGGCGTCCTGGAGCTGA